In Bacteriovorax sp. Seq25_V, the genomic window CTTCTGATTCTGTTGTCGTCTCAACAGCAGTTGTATCTTCCATATCTGAGTCTGTGTCTGCATAAATATTTACAGAAAGAAGTAGAAGAAGTGTTGAAAGTAAAAGTGATTTTTTCATGTGGCCTCCGGTCAATTGTCTCAATTATTAAGCACAATACTTAACATTTATCTAATTAAGAATTTTCTACCTTTTTTAGATTTTGGTAAAATCGTTTTTTTGGCCGAGTATGATTAGGTTTAAACTAATTATGGTAGAAAGTAGGCCACAGAGCGTGGCCTACAATGAATTATCTAAAATAGGGCATCAAACCACATTTTGCCTTCACGTGTATTACAATCAGATTCCCAGATATGCTTAACTTCGAGGTAGGCAAGGATTCCTTCTACTCCCATCTCCCTTCCAATTCCTGATTCTTTAAGACCACCAAATGGCATCCCCGGGTTTAGAAGGTGATACTCATTTATCCAGATTGTTCCGGCCTCAAGCTTAGAGGCAATCGAATTAGCTTTGTTTTCGTCTTGTGTCCAGATCGCTGCTGCTAGCCCATAGATTGAGTCGTTTGCAAGGGCTATGGCCTCTTCTTCAGTTTTAAACTTTGTAACTCCGACAACAGGTCCAAAAATTTCTTCCTTCCAAATCGTATTTGATGGCGTAATTTCAAATGCCGTTGGTCTAATGAAGTAACCTTTATCAAAACCCTCTCCGGTGATTCTCTCGCCACCAAAAAGAAGTTTTGCTCCTTCTTTCTTTGTCGTTTCAATATATCGCATAATTGTATTGAATTGCTTTTCAGATACAACTGGACCGAAGCCTGTATTTTTATCATTTGTTTGGCCAATGCTAATTTGCTCAATTCGAGTTAAGAACTTTGCCATGAATTGGTCATAGATTCCTTCTTGAACAAGCAGTCTTGTTCCTGAGTCACATGCTTGACCAGAGTGATATAAGAATGCGTATAGTGCTCCATCTACTGCAATATCAAGGTCAGCGTCATCTAAGACGATGTTTGGAGACTTTCCACCAAGTTCAAGAGTTGTCTTTTTTACTGTTTTAGCAGACTCACCAAGAATAATTTTACCAACAGCTGTTGAGCCAGTGAAGGCTACCTTAGATATTTTCGGGTGAGAGATAAGGGCCTGACCTTCTTTTGCGCCTCCCGTGATTACGTTTACAACACCATTTGGAACTCCAGATTCTTTTAAAATCTCTGCCAGGATTGATGCTGTTACAGGCGTTTCTGCTGCTGATTTAATAACTGTAGTACAACCTGTCGCAAGAACCGGTCCTATTTTCCAACCGGCCATTACGAGAGGGAAGTTCCATGGGATAATTTGTGCACAAACACCGATTGGAGTGTATTGTCTTTTATTTTTTGAAAAGCCTTCTCTTGATGCTTTTGCATCTATTTCTTCAAAGTTGAATGTCGCAGCTACTTTACTCATGACCTTAAAAAATGCTGAAGTGTTGTGTACATCTGCGGCTGCTTTTCTAAATGTTGAACCTGAGTCCTTAATTTCTTCTTCGATTAGCTCTTTTTTTCTTTCTTTAATTTTTTCTGAGATCGTAAGAAGGATTTCACTTCTTCTCTCTCTTGTCATTTCACTCCACTCCTTAGAGTAGAAGGCTGTATGAGCAGCTTCTACGGCATCATTGATGTCTTCTTGTGAAGGATTATGAACTTTAGCGACAAGTTCACCTGTACACGGATCAATTGATTCAAAAGTTTCACCAGTTGAAGAATTTTTGAATTCACCGTTTATAAATAATTTAATTTCTTTCATATCTACCTCGTTAATTAGCAATTTTCTAAGCTTAAGCTCACACCTTGTCCAACTCCTACACACATTGTTGCAAGGGCTTGCTTGAAATTTTTATTTTCTTGAAGAATATGCGTCAGTGTTGTTGTGATTCTTGCTCCTGAACATCCTAGGGGATGTCCAAGTGCAATTGCACCACCTTTGAGATTCACTTTTTCTGGATCAACTTCAAGCTCTCTCATACAACCTAATGCTTGAACAGCAAAAGCCTCGTTGAATTCAAAAACGTCGAAATCAGAAATCTTCTTGTTGAATTTTTTTAGTAATACTTTTGTTGACTCAACCGGACCAAGGCCCATAATACTTGGATGAATTCCTCTGACAGCTCCGCCTGTTATTCTTGCTAGTGGTTTTAAGTTATGCTTCCTTAAAAAATCTTCTGATACTATTGCTACACAACTTGCCCCATCATTCATGGGAGAAGAATTTCCTGGTGTTACACTTCCACCTTTTCTAAAAACAGCTGGAAGTTTTGCCATTTGTTCAAGTGTTGTGTTTGCACGTGGACATTCGTCTTCGGATACTTTGAGTAATTCTTTTTTTAGTTGAAGTTCGAGAGAAACTACTTCGTTGGCAAATTTGCCATCTTCCCAAGCTTTACTTGCCTTCATATGCGAGTTGTAAGCGAAAAGATCCTGCTCTTCTCTTGTTATATTTAACTTTTGTGCAACTTCTTCTGCTGTTTCACCCATACCAAGAAGAGGAAACATTTCTTTCATTTTTGGATTTGGGAAGCGCCACCCAAAAGTTGTATCATACATTTGTGAGTCTCGACCAAATGCAGATGATCCTTTTGACATAACATATGGTGCTCGAGTCATGCTCTCTGCACCACCTACAAGAATACAGTCAGCGATTCCTGAAGCAATTCTTGAGTATCCATCAATGATGGCATCAAGGCTTGATGCGCATAATCTATTAACCGTAACTCCAGGAACTTCAAGAGGAAGACCCGCGAGAATCGTGGCCATTCTCGAAAGATTTCTGTTATCTTCGCCTGCCTGATTTGCACAGCCTGTGATAACGTCATCAATTTCTTTCATATCAAAACTAAAAGAATCTTTAAAATCTCTAAAAAGAGTTGCGAGCATGTCATCTACACGAAAGTGAGATAGACTGCCTCCAAGCTTTCCAATGGGAGTTCTCTTAGCGTGAATGATAAATACATCTTTCATATAATTCTCCGGTACTAAATTTTTAATTTAAGTGATTTGCTAACACGGTAACGGCTGTCTTCCGTAACTTTGTATAGTTCTGTTAACACGTGGTAAACAAATATTGGTTCAATCTTTTCTGACCATTCAATTGGGCCTAGAGGGTA contains:
- a CDS encoding aldehyde dehydrogenase, encoding MKEIKLFINGEFKNSSTGETFESIDPCTGELVAKVHNPSQEDINDAVEAAHTAFYSKEWSEMTRERRSEILLTISEKIKERKKELIEEEIKDSGSTFRKAAADVHNTSAFFKVMSKVAATFNFEEIDAKASREGFSKNKRQYTPIGVCAQIIPWNFPLVMAGWKIGPVLATGCTTVIKSAAETPVTASILAEILKESGVPNGVVNVITGGAKEGQALISHPKISKVAFTGSTAVGKIILGESAKTVKKTTLELGGKSPNIVLDDADLDIAVDGALYAFLYHSGQACDSGTRLLVQEGIYDQFMAKFLTRIEQISIGQTNDKNTGFGPVVSEKQFNTIMRYIETTKKEGAKLLFGGERITGEGFDKGYFIRPTAFEITPSNTIWKEEIFGPVVGVTKFKTEEEAIALANDSIYGLAAAIWTQDENKANSIASKLEAGTIWINEYHLLNPGMPFGGLKESGIGREMGVEGILAYLEVKHIWESDCNTREGKMWFDALF
- a CDS encoding thiolase family protein, encoding MKDVFIIHAKRTPIGKLGGSLSHFRVDDMLATLFRDFKDSFSFDMKEIDDVITGCANQAGEDNRNLSRMATILAGLPLEVPGVTVNRLCASSLDAIIDGYSRIASGIADCILVGGAESMTRAPYVMSKGSSAFGRDSQMYDTTFGWRFPNPKMKEMFPLLGMGETAEEVAQKLNITREEQDLFAYNSHMKASKAWEDGKFANEVVSLELQLKKELLKVSEDECPRANTTLEQMAKLPAVFRKGGSVTPGNSSPMNDGASCVAIVSEDFLRKHNLKPLARITGGAVRGIHPSIMGLGPVESTKVLLKKFNKKISDFDVFEFNEAFAVQALGCMRELEVDPEKVNLKGGAIALGHPLGCSGARITTTLTHILQENKNFKQALATMCVGVGQGVSLSLENC